ACCCGCCACGTGGCCTTCGGCATCGACGGCCGTGATGCGACCTTCCGACGCCTCGCCGTCCCGACCACGCTCGCCGACGACGTGGTCGACGCGGCGCGCTACGAGCTGAGCACCTATCTCCCCTATCCGCTCGACGAGGCGATCACGACGGTGCAGGAGGTGGCACGCGACGAAGAGAGTGTCGATGTGGTCGTCGTCGCGGTGCGGCGCCGCACGGTCGAGGACCTCGCCGACGCGGTGGCCCAGGCCGGCTTGAAACTCCGCGACGTGACCCTCTCGTCGACTGCGCTCGGCATCGGCGCCTCCGGCTCCTCCGACAGCACCATCGTCAGCGTCGACGGGGCCAGCACGACGATCGTCGTCCGCCGCAACGGGAGGGCGACGGTCACCCGCGTCCTGACCGGTGGCGGTGGTGACCGGTCCGTGCAGGCGGCGGACGAACTCGAAGAGGCGTTGGCCAGCGTCGATCAGTTCCGTCTCGGCCTCGGTGCCCGCGTGGCGGAGAACACCGATCCGCGGGTACGCCGCTTCCGGACCGTGGCCGAAGAGGTCGCCGCGGCGATTCGTTTCGAGGAGTCGCAGCAGCACGGCGACGCACTCGGACTCGGGGTCGAACTCACGGGCGCGTACGGTGCCGACGAGACGCTGGTGTCGTTGATGGCGGCGGGTGTCGACGCCCCCGTCTCGGTCGTCGACACGCCGAGTTGGTGGCCGGCGCAACACTCCTTTGCCGCATTCATGACCGCAGCCGGCGTCGCGCTCGGCTCGTTCGACCGGGTGCCCGGCATCGTGCACCTCGACGTGCCCTCGATCACCGAGCGAGACCGCAAACGTCGCGATCTCAGGGTGGGCATCATCGCCGGAGTCCTCGCGCTCGTCCCGGTCGTGCGTCTGGTCGAGACGGCTCGTGCCGACGCGGACATGGCCGACGAGCGGGCGACGGCCGCGGAGGTGCAGGCCGACGTGCTCGCGGCACAGGCCGACACGTTCGACGAGATCTCCGAGCTCTACGCCGATGTGCAGGTCCAGCGCAGTGTTCGCGTCGACGCCCTCTCCGGCGAAGTGTGGTTCCAACGGGTGCTCGACGAAGTAGCCGAGACCATCCCCGATGAGACCTTCCTCACCGGGCTGACGCTGCGGCGTCCGCTTGCAACTTCGCTGGGTGAGCAGGAGGACGCGACGGCGACCTTCAGCGGCGTCGCCCTGGACCAGGGCGGAGCCGCGCAATGGTTGCTCGCCGTCGAATCCCTCGACCTGATCGACGATGTGTGGCTCGTCCAGTCCACGGCATCCGTCTACGGAGAGAACGAGCTACCGGTGGTGGCGTTCGTGGGGGAGGGGAAGCTCACCCCTGACGCGGCGACACCTCGTTCGCTCGGCCTCGACGAGGAGGCATCGTGATGTCGTCTCGGCTTCTCCGCCTGGCCGGGCCGGCTGTCGCGGTGGTCGTCGTCGGCGCCGCGATCGGATGGTTCCCGGCCCGATCGGATGCATCGCAGGCCGAGGCGCGGACCGAGTCCGCCCTCCGGCTGGTCGACGATCTGACCTGGGAGATCGACGACCTCGACGTTGCCGTCTCGTCGGTCGATGAACT
This is a stretch of genomic DNA from Acidimicrobiales bacterium. It encodes these proteins:
- the pilM gene encoding pilus assembly protein PilM, which produces MHRRRSRSTNIVGVVLDGDVIRGTQIRHGIAHPRSVQCAEIAIDPAITDHGRIVDHEAFSVALRSLWKEGGFRTRHVAFGIDGRDATFRRLAVPTTLADDVVDAARYELSTYLPYPLDEAITTVQEVARDEESVDVVVVAVRRRTVEDLADAVAQAGLKLRDVTLSSTALGIGASGSSDSTIVSVDGASTTIVVRRNGRATVTRVLTGGGGDRSVQAADELEEALASVDQFRLGLGARVAENTDPRVRRFRTVAEEVAAAIRFEESQQHGDALGLGVELTGAYGADETLVSLMAAGVDAPVSVVDTPSWWPAQHSFAAFMTAAGVALGSFDRVPGIVHLDVPSITERDRKRRDLRVGIIAGVLALVPVVRLVETARADADMADERATAAEVQADVLAAQADTFDEISELYADVQVQRSVRVDALSGEVWFQRVLDEVAETIPDETFLTGLTLRRPLATSLGEQEDATATFSGVALDQGGAAQWLLAVESLDLIDDVWLVQSTASVYGENELPVVAFVGEGKLTPDAATPRSLGLDEEAS